A stretch of DNA from Candidatus Pseudomonas phytovorans:
GCCAGTACCGTCGCATCACGTGGGCGCAGGTAATTGTTAGCGGCGATCTCCTGAGCCTCGGGCGACCACAGGTACTTCAGGTATTCCTCGGCCACGGCTTGGGTGCCCTTCTTGGCCACCACCTTGTCGACCACGCTCACCGGTGGCTCGGCTTCGGCCGACACACTTGGGTAGACCACTTCGAACTGATCGCGGCCGAACTCGCGGGCGATCATCTCGGCTTCGTTCTCGAATGTGACCAGCACATCACCAATCTGGTTGGTCATGAAGGTAGTAGTAGCGGCACGGCCACCGGTGTCCAGCACGGGAGCCTGCTTGAACAGCTTGCCGACGAAGTCGCGGGCCTTGGTTTCGTCACCGCCTTGCTTGAGCACATAGCCCCAGGCCGACAGGTAGGTGTAGCGGCCGTTACCCGAGGTCTTGGGGTTGGGCACGATCACCTGTACGCCGTCCTTGAGCAGATCGGGCCAGTCTTTCAGGGCTTTCGGGTTGCCCTTGCGCACGATGAA
This window harbors:
- a CDS encoding sulfate ABC transporter substrate-binding protein produces the protein MKKLFTASLLAAGLALGNIAQAAPTLLNVSYDVMRDFYKDYNPAFQKHWEAEHKEKVTVQMSFGGSSKQARSVIDGLPADVITMNMATDINALADNGKLVPDNWVTRLPNNSAPFTSATVFIVRKGNPKALKDWPDLLKDGVQVIVPNPKTSGNGRYTYLSAWGYVLKQGGDETKARDFVGKLFKQAPVLDTGGRAATTTFMTNQIGDVLVTFENEAEMIAREFGRDQFEVVYPSVSAEAEPPVSVVDKVVAKKGTQAVAEEYLKYLWSPEAQEIAANNYLRPRDATVLAKYTDRFPKVDFLSVEKTFGDWRTVQKTHFNDGGVFDQIYTGQ